The region TCGTCGGCGTCTGCGCTGCCGTGCACGACGAACGTTCCGGCGCGCGACTTGGGCGCCTCCGACTTGTAGCCGTCGAACCGGTAGCCGCCCAGCGCTGCACCCTCGGCGATCGCGGGCCAGAGCGCGGCATCCGCCGCCGGTGCCGCCACCGCGATCGTGGGGAACCCGACGAGGGTGCGCGCGGCTGCGCCGACGGCATCGCGCAGGCCCGCCGCGGTGGGGGCTGCACCGGTGCCGACGACTGCGAGCGGCCGATCGGTGCTCTCCGGGGCGTAGACCCGCTGCATCGATCCGGCGGCGCCGGTGAAGCCGGTCGCCTCGAGCGATGCGCGCACTCCGGGCCAGTCGGCCAGGACCTCAGCGACGCCGTCGTCGAGCGGAGGGAGGGCGAGGAGGATCGCGTCGGCGTCGGACTCTCGGACAGGGGATGTGCGGTATTCGAGGTCGGGAAGCGACATGTGCTCCATCCTAGGTACCCGCGTTGTTCGCTCTGAGCGAGACAGGGTCGGATCCTCGAGGGGCGGCGACTCGTAGCATGGGAGCATGCCCATCTCCGGCCAGCTGTACGAACGAGCCGCCTCGGCGCCGCCGATCCCGCGCGGCCTGCCGCTCGTGATCGCTCTGACCGGGTTCACCGATGCCGGCAGCGCCGTGAGCCAGATCGTCGACTATCTGCGCGACGACCTCGATCCCACCCCGGTCGCCGTCTTCGCGAACGATGTGCTGCTCGACTACCGGGCGCGCCGCCCGATCGTGTCGTTCGAAGAGGATCACCTCACCGACTACCGGCCGCCGCGCCTCGAACTGTCGTTCGCGCACGACTCGCTCGGCCAGCCGTTCCTCGCCCTCACCGGGTACGAGCCGGACTTCGCGTGGGACGGGTTCTCGGCAGCAGTGCTCGAACTCGCCGAGCTCTACGCGGTGAGCACCGTCACCTGGGTGCATGCGATCCCGATGCCGGTGCCGCACACCCGCCCGATCGGCACCACCGTCAGCGGCACGCGGAACGACCTGACAGCCGCGCACTCGGTGTGGAAGCCGCACACCCAGGTTCCCTCGACCGCCGGGCACCTGCTCGAATACCGCTTCGCCGCGTCGGGCGCGCTCGTCGCCGGATTCGTGCTGCTCATCCCGCACTATCTGGCCGATACGGAGTACCCGGCGGCTGCGCTGGCCGCGCTCGACAGCATCGCGGTCGCCACGGGCCTGGTGTTCTCGGGCGACGATCTGCGCGACGAGAACCGCGACTACCTCGAGAAGGTCGGCGAGCAGGTCGCGGG is a window of Microbacterium terrae DNA encoding:
- a CDS encoding proteasome assembly chaperone family protein, whose protein sequence is MPISGQLYERAASAPPIPRGLPLVIALTGFTDAGSAVSQIVDYLRDDLDPTPVAVFANDVLLDYRARRPIVSFEEDHLTDYRPPRLELSFAHDSLGQPFLALTGYEPDFAWDGFSAAVLELAELYAVSTVTWVHAIPMPVPHTRPIGTTVSGTRNDLTAAHSVWKPHTQVPSTAGHLLEYRFAASGALVAGFVLLIPHYLADTEYPAAALAALDSIAVATGLVFSGDDLRDENRDYLEKVGEQVAGSDELSQMVHGLEERYDSYMAGSTQATAMVHTGDLPSADELAAELERFLASHPGDEDKRGV